GGCCATCTTTTTCTTCAAACAGGGAAAGTAATGTCTCAGCTTGGGATCACAAAATCTTTGAATGTCAGAACCGCATGCTTTTCTAAATGTATCTTGAGCTGCGCGAAGCTGCCCAAAGCAGGCGCCCGAAAGTTCTTGTTTCTTAGCGCGCAGACAAGCCATCGGGTGTTCAGACATATACTGATTTTCCAAACAAAGTTTTTCATAATCATCACCGCAGGCGGGCACGGCTTTTAATAAAGTATGTTTCGCCTCTTCAGGCTTGATCGGCTTTCTGGCGTCATACTCAGAATCGTACTCTTTCGGTGTCAGGTATTTTGCCAAAAGAGCGTTCGCCTCCGCCGGTGTTCCTGTCTTTTGCTGTGGTGGCGCCGCAGGAGGTGGCGGTGGAGGTGGAATTTGCGGCTGTCCTTTATATAAGACAGGCGTCTTCGCCATTGCAACCGGCGAGGGCGGCTGTTGTGAGGAAACTGTGTTTTCAACGGCGCTCGGTTCTTTTTGAAACAAGCGCACGGCAATAAACGCGGATGTCATCGACACCGCGACGGTGAATATACCAAAAAGAAGCACGTTCCGGAAATTCATGACATCTTTATCGGTCCTTTACTGAAATTCTAAAGAAGATGTCGGTTTGGGCCGATAAAGCTCATATTAAACGGAGGCAAGCATGTACCGGTACGTTTTGGCTGTGCTCTCTATAACATCAGTCTTTATATTAACAGGTTGCGGTCTGGAAGCTTCGTTGGAGAGCTTAGGTCTCACGAGTCCTAAACTTCCCCCAGGTATTGAACTTCCCAAACGACCCGTGACTGGTGTGGTCACTGATGTGAGCAAATCAGATTTTAAAAATACGGAAATCGTCGTGGGCCAACATGGTCTGGCAGACGGCACAACGGAACTTTTTGTCGTCATTCGCTTGATGAACTCTGACAATACAGTGATTCAAGGATATCGACCTGACTACTCGATCACCAAAGGCACAGGTGTGATAGAAACCGATTGCAGCGTGAGCGACAGTTTCGGCGTTTCAATATGTTCGTTGCGCTCGCATGATGCCGGTATTAAAACGATGGAGCTCAATAACATCGCCGACCATCATGTAGAAACAGACTTGGTGTTCGACGCTCCAACAAAAGAACAAACCGTCGTGGACAATTCCGGCGGAGACGTTGGCGAAGCAACAAGTCCTTCGGGCTGGAAAATGACAGCGACGGTAGGAACGCAATTCGATAAAGCTTCGGCGGAAGGCAACGGCTATAAATTTAAAGCAGGGCCTTTAAGTTCTATTGAGTAAAAACCAAAAGGCCGTTGTCGACGGTCGATAATAAAAGATGATTCTTATAGTAAATAGGGGAGGCGGAAAAAGAACTCCCCATTTCTATTTTCTGAAGGACCTGACCGGAATTTAAGTCCTGCACGCACAACGCCGTTTCCGCGCAAAGGAAAAGAACAACCTCTTGATTTGCATACTGCAAGATCAGTGGACTTGCTTGCGCGCGTGATTCTTTGTTTGCAATCGGCGCCGACCAGAGGGTGCTTCCGGTTTTTCTGTCGACAACAAAATTTCTGCGATAGCCGGTAACGGCGATCTTTTGACCGTCGGCACTCAGCGATGGACAACTCATGGCCCCGTCATCTAAAGCCACTTTCCATTTTTGGACGCCCGAGTTCGCATCCAGTGCATAAAGATATCCGTCCCAGGAAACGAAGAAGGCTTGATCATCATAAATACTTGCCGCGCACTTAATATCATCCTTCGTGGCAAAGGACCAAAGCGGTTCCCCGTTGGTGCGGGCGAAGGCTTTCATTTCCCCGGTGTTGGATCCCATCAAAAGACTTTTGCCATCGCTGCTCAACGCCGGAGATGCATGCGGGTGATTGCCGATAAAGGGGGACGTCCACAACCACGCTCCAGTTCGAGCATCGAGCGCAAGTAAAAATCCATCAGGATCACCAAGTTCTATCCCGACGTAAAGAACACCTTCGTGCATGAATGGGGATGAACCGACGGTGATTCCGGCTTTGGTGATCCAGCGAATCTCGCCGTTTTCTTTATTGAAGGCATAGATGTAACCGGCGTAATCTCCGACATAGACAGTGTCTTGATCGGTGAGCGGTGTCGAGTGAAAACCCTTCGCACTGACTTCATCATAAAATTGCCAACGCAAACGGCCTTCCCAATCGTAAGCCCGCAAGAATCCGGTGTCGTCGGCGATATAAAATCCGCTTTCATCCGCAGCCGGGGAACTTTTGCTGGCGCGATGAATACCGGTATTTAGATTTTCAACTTTCCATTTCAACTGAAAATTCTTAAACAGAGGTGCAGAGCTTTGCTCCCAGCCTTGACGTTGCGACCCTCCACGATACGTCGAGAGCGGCGAGCGCGTGGAAAGCTCGCTGACGGCGTATTCAATCGTCGCGCCTTGGATGGGATGCTGGAGTTTTACAAAGCTAAGATCCGGTTCTAAAAGCGGCAGCGTTTTCAATTCAGCGCGCACCAGAAAAGCGACAACAATAAGACAGTAGACGGCGAACAGAGCTTTTATTTTCATAAAACCTCCGCCCATGGCAAGGCACGGGGATCTTTGCTGCAGACGTCTTTGATAAATAATCTGGTTGTGAACTTATCCGCCGTTGTTCTGCGCGACTGCAACCAGAAATCAAATTTTTCAGAGGAGTCTCGGCAGACGTTGTTAATTTGCGCAAGGAAAATAAGCGGATCGCACTGAGTCCGAACGGAAGGCGCTTTGATAAACGGATTGTAGACTTCCATGGCTCTGGCCTGATGACGGATCAACAAGGTTTCGCATTCTACGCGGGCATCAAGCATATTCAAAGATAAAATGCGGGGCGCCCCACTGGTTGCGGGATCTCCGGCAATCGCTGTGGGAATGATTTGCAAAAGTAATAAAACCGCGCATGCGATCGAAACGCTTTTCTTTTGCAAAGTT
This region of Bdellovibrio sp. 22V genomic DNA includes:
- a CDS encoding PQQ-binding-like beta-propeller repeat protein, with the protein product MKIKALFAVYCLIVVAFLVRAELKTLPLLEPDLSFVKLQHPIQGATIEYAVSELSTRSPLSTYRGGSQRQGWEQSSAPLFKNFQLKWKVENLNTGIHRASKSSPAADESGFYIADDTGFLRAYDWEGRLRWQFYDEVSAKGFHSTPLTDQDTVYVGDYAGYIYAFNKENGEIRWITKAGITVGSSPFMHEGVLYVGIELGDPDGFLLALDARTGAWLWTSPFIGNHPHASPALSSDGKSLLMGSNTGEMKAFARTNGEPLWSFATKDDIKCAASIYDDQAFFVSWDGYLYALDANSGVQKWKVALDDGAMSCPSLSADGQKIAVTGYRRNFVVDRKTGSTLWSAPIANKESRAQASPLILQYANQEVVLFLCAETALCVQDLNSGQVLQKIEMGSSFSASPIYYKNHLLLSTVDNGLLVFTQ